A part of Neodiprion pinetum isolate iyNeoPine1 chromosome 4, iyNeoPine1.2, whole genome shotgun sequence genomic DNA contains:
- the Trpgamma gene encoding transient receptor potential-gamma protein isoform X1 produces the protein MTGTFRRSVSTESAGEDEESIAGGIGLAGDQEGEGRRSSGGSFPLRMAAAMRARSGTGGFLRGPPASNPNYDPEAPPQPPLFLQSTMQTANLLEKPEIDKKVKRHSIHGMMEEENVVRPHQEMASLTLDEKKYLLAVERGDIASVRRMLQRAQETDYTNINCVDPLGRSALLMAIDNENLEMVELLIEHRVDTKDALLHAISEEFVEAVEVLLEHEESFHRSGDPHVSSSVSSACRLPSWEALPPDTATFTPDITPLILSAHRDNYEIIKILLDRGATLPMPHDVRCGCDECVTSRMEDSLRHSRSRINAYRALASPSLIALSSKDPILTAFELSWELRRLSFLEHEFKLEYQELRRQCQDFATALLDHTRSSYELEVLLNHDPTGPAFEHGERMHLNRLKLAIKLRQKKFVAHPNVQQLLASIWYEGLPGFRRKNILLQALETMRIGILFPFLSVAYIIAPHSVVGQTMRKPFIKFICHSASYFTFLFMLILASQRIENLLGIGVPSELEKRGEMPSAVEAFIIAWVSGLIWSEVKQLWDVGLEEYVHDMWNVIDFVTNSLYVATLALRIVAYYRVQEEKQKLIDSERLRREEWDAWDPMLISEGLFSAANIFSSLKLVYIFSVNPHLGPLQVSLSRMVMDIMKFFFLYVLVLFAFSCGLNQLLWYYADMEKKRCPSNSSDISSTNSTANSNNNSCVLWRRFANLFETTQTLFWAVFGLVELESFELDGIKVFTRFWGMLMFGTYSVINIVVLLNLLVAMMNHSYQLISDRADTEWKFARSKLWISYFEEGGTVPPPFNIIPAPKSAWYIGQWIYRKLCGHRRAAKKEHMRTIRRKVKQASERDFRYQTIMRNLVRRYVTVEQRKAEGEGVTEDDVNEIKQDISAFRCELIEILKNSGMNTSTATGAGGGGSFKALSLGAGGKKNRQKERRLMKGFNIAPQPGGSGTLPPVAEFIASLQQAHHEHAHHDLFGSTLSGIFGPGATPKKHPHHTSTNSVPGLTTGPRPPRGTRESSRKRRWGTLIEAAKVGRVSKLIAGRSRSEDSVYSPASDDGSRSDGSSDSKSSLDVTTPDSHAHQHVHSHHHHPHDVHHMFSHGLGPALAALRKKRKKFSASRASTPAMASHTNPVESVMHPITSALALKVTRKQLQRASSVPTRGPETVIPPITPRCHEVTQSQQPSLDAVEMIASHEAQGVIVAAGPLTPSTTEESVIATATGTGTGTPVSLTSVKRNGSATQLQRLPGIEPISGHDVSAGWL, from the exons AGAGCGCGGGGGAGGATGAGGAGAGCATCGCCGGGGGCATCGGCCTGGCAGGCGACCAAGAGGGCGAAGGAAGGAGAAGTAGCGGAGGGTCGTTTCCGCTGAGAATGGCGGCTGCGATGAGGGCGCGTTCCGGTACCGGCGGATTTCTCCGCGGCCCTCCCGCGTCTAACCCGAACTACGACCCAGAGGCTCcaccgcaaccacccctattTTTACAGTCTACGATGCAGACGGCCAATCTACTCGAGAAACCGGAAATCGACAAGAAAGTCAAG AGGCACAGCATACACGGAATGATGGAGGAGGAGAACGTAGTTCGACCTCATCAAGAAATGGCAAGTCTCACTctggacgaaaaaaaatatctactgGCAGTTGAACGTGGTGACATTGCTTCCGTAAGACG AATGCTTCAACGTGCCCAAGAAACCGACTACACGAACATCAACTGCGTGGATCCTCTGGGAAGGTCTGCTCTTTTAATGGCAATCGACAACGAGAACCTGGAAATGGTAGAGCTACTAATAGAGCATCGGGTAGATACCAAAGATGCCTTGCTCCACGCCATCTCAGAAGAATTTGTGGAGGCTGTCGAGGTTCTTCTAGAGCACGAGGAGAGCTTCCACAGGAGTGGAGATCCTCACGTAAGCAGCTCTGTGTCGTCGGCTTGCCGCCTGCCA AGTTGGGAGGCACTTCCTCCCGATACGGCCACCTTCACCCCAGACATCACTCCGTTGATTCTTTCCGCGCACAGAGACAATTACGAAATCATTAAGATCCTGCTAGACAGAGGCGCCACGTTGCCGATGCCGCATGATGTTCGCTGTGG GTGTGACGAATGCGTAACATCACGAATGGAAGATTCTCTGAGGCACTCACGGAGCAGAATTAACGCTTACCGGGCTTTGGCATCGCCGTCTTTGATAGCACTTTCTTCCAAGGACCCCATACTTACTGCGTTCGAACTTTCGTGGGAGCTTCGGCGGCTGTCTTTCCTCGAGCACGAATTCAAGCTTGAATACCAG GAACTGAGACGACAGTGCCAGGACTTCGCAACAGCTTTGCTGGATCACACGAGGAGTTCTTACGAACTTGAAGTGCTCTTGAACCATGACCCCACGGGACCAGCCTTTGAGCACGGGGAAAGGATGCACttgaaccgtttgaaattGGCAATAAAGTTGCGTCAAAAGAAG TTCGTTGCACATCCTAACGTGCAGCAGCTGCTTGCATCCATTTGGTACGAGGGACTGCCTGGTTTCCgtcggaaaaatattttgcttcaAGCCTTGGAGACTATGCGGATTGGAATTCTCTTCCCATTTCTCAGCGTGGCTTACATCATAGCACCTCACAGTGTCGTCGGTCAGACTATGAGAAAACCCTTCATCAAGTTCATCTGTCATTCCGCCTCATACTTCACGTTTCTGT tCATGTTGATTCTTGCCAGTCAAAGAATAGAGAATCTACTTGGAATTGGAGTTCCTTCAGAGCTAGAGAAAAGAGGAGAAATGCCCTCAGCCGTCGAAGC ATTCATCATAGCGTGGGTTTCCGGGCTGATATGGTCAGAGGTGAAACAGTTGTGGGACGTCGGTTTGGAGGAGTATGTGCATGACATGTGGAACGTGATAGACTTTGTAACGAACTCCTTATACGTGGCTACTCTCGCGTTAAGGATTGTGGCCTACTACCGAGTGCAGGAAGAAAAGCAAAAACTCATTGACAGTGAGCGTCTCCGTCGGGAAGAATGGGATGCGTGGGATCCTATGTTGATTTCCGAAGGACTCTTTTCAGCtgctaatattttcag CTCGCTGAAGCTTGTTTACATCTTCTCTGTAAACCCTCATCTGGGACCTTTACAAGTATCGCTATCCAGGATGGTGATGGACATCATGAAGTTCTTTTTCCTCTACGTTTTGGTTCTTTTCGCGTTTTCATGTG GCCTCAACCAACTCTTGTGGTACTACGCTGACATGGAGAAGAAACGTTGTCCATCCAATAGCTCTGACATCTCGAGTACCAACAGTACAGCAAATTCCAATAATAATTCTTGCGTTTTGTGGAGAAGGTTCGCTAA TCTATTCGAGACAACGCAGACCTTGTTCTGGGCGGTGTTTGGGCTCGTTGAACTCGAGAGTTTTGAGTTGGACGGAATCAAGGTGTTCACGAGGTTCTGGGGAATGCTCATGTTTGGCACCTACTCGGTCATCAACATCGTAGTTCTTCTGAATCTTCTCGTTGCCATGATGAATCACTCCTATCAGCTGATATCC gacCGTGCTGACACTGAGTGGAAATTTGCTCGTAGTAAGCTGTGGATTAGTTACTTTGAAGAAGGTGGTACAGTACCTCCTCCATTCAACATCATTCCAGCACCGAAGAGTGCCTGGTACATCGGTCAGTGGATTTATCGGAAGTTGTGTGGTCACAGACGTGCCGCGAAGAAAGAGCACATGCGGACGATCAGG CGAAAGGTGAAACAGGCATCAGAAAGAGACTTCAGGTATCAAACGATCATGCGTAATCTTGTAAGGCGGTACGTTACGGTTGAACAACGCAAGGCAGAAGGCGAAGGTGTCACCGAGGACGACGTGAACGAGATCAAGCAAGATATTAGTGCCTTCCGATGCGAGCTTATCGAgatcttgaaaaattctggCATGAACACGTCAACAGCGACCGGCGCTGGAGGCG GTGGTAGCTTTAAAGCACTGTCTTTAGGTGCTGGTGGAAAGAAGAACCGACAAAAAGAACGGAGACTGATGAAAGGGTTCAACATCGCCCCTCAACCAGGAGGAAGTGGGACCTTACCACCTGTGGCAGAATTCATAGCCTCCCTTCAGCAAGCACACCACGAACACGCTCACCATGACCTCTTTGGTAGCACCCTCAGTGGGATTTTCGGTCCTGGAGCGACACCAAAGAAGCATCCTCATCACACAAGTACTAACAGTGTCCCAGGTCTTACGACAGGTCCAAGACCTCCAAGGGGTACTAGAGAAAGTTCTAGAAAAAGAAGATGGGGCACCTTAATTGAAGCTGCAAAAGTGGGACGCGTATCGAAATTGATTG CAGGTCGATCTCGGTCGGAGGATTCAGTTTATTCACCAGCATCGGATGATGGCTCCCGATCTGATGGTTCATCGGACTCCAAGTCATCTCTAGACGTCACGACGCCAGATTCGCATGCTCATCAGCATGTCCATtcccatcatcatcatcctcaCGATGTCCACCATATGTTTTCCCACGGTTTGGGACCAGCTCTAGCAGCACTGCGAAAAAAGCGGAAGAAATTTTCAGCATCTCGTGCTTCAACGCCAGCAATGGCGAGCCATACCAATCCGGTAGAAAGTGTTATGCATCCGATAACCTCCGCCCTAGCATTAAAGGTCACCAGGAAGCAGTTGCAGAGAGCAAGCAGCGTTCCAACGAGAGGACCCGAGACTGTAATACCTCCGATCACACCTCGATGTCACGAGGTTACCCAGAGTCAGCAGCCAAGTTTAGACGCAGTTGAGATGATCGCTAGCCACGAAGCACAGG gAGTTATTGTTGCCGCCGGGCCATTGACGCCATCAACGACGGAGGAAAGTGTCATCGCAACTGCAACCGGAACCGGAACTGGAACTCCAGTTTCATTGACATCAGTAAAGAGAAATGGTTCCGCCACCCAATTGCAACGATTGCCAGGCATTGAGCCCATCTCTGGCCACGATGTGTCTGCGGGATGGCTGTGA
- the Trpgamma gene encoding transient receptor potential-gamma protein isoform X9 encodes MTGTFRRSVSTESAGEDEESIAGGIGLAGDQEGEGRRSSGGSFPLRMAAAMRARSGTGGFLRGPPASNPNYDPEAPPQPPLFLQSTMQTANLLEKPEIDKKVKRHSIHGMMEEENVVRPHQEMASLTLDEKKYLLAVERGDIASVRRMLQRAQETDYTNINCVDPLGRSALLMAIDNENLEMVELLIEHRVDTKDALLHAISEEFVEAVEVLLEHEESFHRSGDPHSWEALPPDTATFTPDITPLILSAHRDNYEIIKILLDRGATLPMPHDVRCGCDECVTSRMEDSLRHSRSRINAYRALASPSLIALSSKDPILTAFELSWELRRLSFLEHEFKLEYQELRRQCQDFATALLDHTRSSYELEVLLNHDPTGPAFEHGERMHLNRLKLAIKLRQKKFVAHPNVQQLLASIWYEGLPGFRRKNILLQALETMRIGILFPFLSVAYIIAPHSVVGQTMRKPFIKFICHSASYFTFLFMLILASQRIENLLGIGVPSELEKRGEMPSAVEAFIIAWVSGLIWSEVKQLWDVGLEEYVHDMWNVIDFVTNSLYVATLALRIVAYYRVQEEKQKLIDSERLRREEWDAWDPMLISEGLFSAANIFSSLKLVYIFSVNPHLGPLQVSLSRMVMDIMKFFFLYVLVLFAFSCGLNQLLWYYADMEKKRCPSNSSDISSTNSTANSNNNSCVLWRRFANLFETTQTLFWAVFGLVELESFELDGIKVFTRFWGMLMFGTYSVINIVVLLNLLVAMMNHSYQLISDRADTEWKFARSKLWISYFEEGGTVPPPFNIIPAPKSAWYIGQWIYRKLCGHRRAAKKEHMRTIRVKQASERDFRYQTIMRNLVRRYVTVEQRKAEGEGVTEDDVNEIKQDISAFRCELIEILKNSGMNTSTATGAGGGAGGKKNRQKERRLMKGFNIAPQPGGSGTLPPVAEFIASLQQAHHEHAHHDLFGSTLSGIFGPGATPKKHPHHTSTNSVPGLTTGPRPPRGTRESSRKRRWGTLIEAAKVGRVSKLIAGRSRSEDSVYSPASDDGSRSDGSSDSKSSLDVTTPDSHAHQHVHSHHHHPHDVHHMFSHGLGPALAALRKKRKKFSASRASTPAMASHTNPVESVMHPITSALALKVTRKQLQRASSVPTRGPETVIPPITPRCHEVTQSQQPSLDAVEMIASHEAQGVIVAAGPLTPSTTEESVIATATGTGTGTPVSLTSVKRNGSATQLQRLPGIEPISGHDVSAGWL; translated from the exons AGAGCGCGGGGGAGGATGAGGAGAGCATCGCCGGGGGCATCGGCCTGGCAGGCGACCAAGAGGGCGAAGGAAGGAGAAGTAGCGGAGGGTCGTTTCCGCTGAGAATGGCGGCTGCGATGAGGGCGCGTTCCGGTACCGGCGGATTTCTCCGCGGCCCTCCCGCGTCTAACCCGAACTACGACCCAGAGGCTCcaccgcaaccacccctattTTTACAGTCTACGATGCAGACGGCCAATCTACTCGAGAAACCGGAAATCGACAAGAAAGTCAAG AGGCACAGCATACACGGAATGATGGAGGAGGAGAACGTAGTTCGACCTCATCAAGAAATGGCAAGTCTCACTctggacgaaaaaaaatatctactgGCAGTTGAACGTGGTGACATTGCTTCCGTAAGACG AATGCTTCAACGTGCCCAAGAAACCGACTACACGAACATCAACTGCGTGGATCCTCTGGGAAGGTCTGCTCTTTTAATGGCAATCGACAACGAGAACCTGGAAATGGTAGAGCTACTAATAGAGCATCGGGTAGATACCAAAGATGCCTTGCTCCACGCCATCTCAGAAGAATTTGTGGAGGCTGTCGAGGTTCTTCTAGAGCACGAGGAGAGCTTCCACAGGAGTGGAGATCCTCAC AGTTGGGAGGCACTTCCTCCCGATACGGCCACCTTCACCCCAGACATCACTCCGTTGATTCTTTCCGCGCACAGAGACAATTACGAAATCATTAAGATCCTGCTAGACAGAGGCGCCACGTTGCCGATGCCGCATGATGTTCGCTGTGG GTGTGACGAATGCGTAACATCACGAATGGAAGATTCTCTGAGGCACTCACGGAGCAGAATTAACGCTTACCGGGCTTTGGCATCGCCGTCTTTGATAGCACTTTCTTCCAAGGACCCCATACTTACTGCGTTCGAACTTTCGTGGGAGCTTCGGCGGCTGTCTTTCCTCGAGCACGAATTCAAGCTTGAATACCAG GAACTGAGACGACAGTGCCAGGACTTCGCAACAGCTTTGCTGGATCACACGAGGAGTTCTTACGAACTTGAAGTGCTCTTGAACCATGACCCCACGGGACCAGCCTTTGAGCACGGGGAAAGGATGCACttgaaccgtttgaaattGGCAATAAAGTTGCGTCAAAAGAAG TTCGTTGCACATCCTAACGTGCAGCAGCTGCTTGCATCCATTTGGTACGAGGGACTGCCTGGTTTCCgtcggaaaaatattttgcttcaAGCCTTGGAGACTATGCGGATTGGAATTCTCTTCCCATTTCTCAGCGTGGCTTACATCATAGCACCTCACAGTGTCGTCGGTCAGACTATGAGAAAACCCTTCATCAAGTTCATCTGTCATTCCGCCTCATACTTCACGTTTCTGT tCATGTTGATTCTTGCCAGTCAAAGAATAGAGAATCTACTTGGAATTGGAGTTCCTTCAGAGCTAGAGAAAAGAGGAGAAATGCCCTCAGCCGTCGAAGC ATTCATCATAGCGTGGGTTTCCGGGCTGATATGGTCAGAGGTGAAACAGTTGTGGGACGTCGGTTTGGAGGAGTATGTGCATGACATGTGGAACGTGATAGACTTTGTAACGAACTCCTTATACGTGGCTACTCTCGCGTTAAGGATTGTGGCCTACTACCGAGTGCAGGAAGAAAAGCAAAAACTCATTGACAGTGAGCGTCTCCGTCGGGAAGAATGGGATGCGTGGGATCCTATGTTGATTTCCGAAGGACTCTTTTCAGCtgctaatattttcag CTCGCTGAAGCTTGTTTACATCTTCTCTGTAAACCCTCATCTGGGACCTTTACAAGTATCGCTATCCAGGATGGTGATGGACATCATGAAGTTCTTTTTCCTCTACGTTTTGGTTCTTTTCGCGTTTTCATGTG GCCTCAACCAACTCTTGTGGTACTACGCTGACATGGAGAAGAAACGTTGTCCATCCAATAGCTCTGACATCTCGAGTACCAACAGTACAGCAAATTCCAATAATAATTCTTGCGTTTTGTGGAGAAGGTTCGCTAA TCTATTCGAGACAACGCAGACCTTGTTCTGGGCGGTGTTTGGGCTCGTTGAACTCGAGAGTTTTGAGTTGGACGGAATCAAGGTGTTCACGAGGTTCTGGGGAATGCTCATGTTTGGCACCTACTCGGTCATCAACATCGTAGTTCTTCTGAATCTTCTCGTTGCCATGATGAATCACTCCTATCAGCTGATATCC gacCGTGCTGACACTGAGTGGAAATTTGCTCGTAGTAAGCTGTGGATTAGTTACTTTGAAGAAGGTGGTACAGTACCTCCTCCATTCAACATCATTCCAGCACCGAAGAGTGCCTGGTACATCGGTCAGTGGATTTATCGGAAGTTGTGTGGTCACAGACGTGCCGCGAAGAAAGAGCACATGCGGACGATCAGG GTGAAACAGGCATCAGAAAGAGACTTCAGGTATCAAACGATCATGCGTAATCTTGTAAGGCGGTACGTTACGGTTGAACAACGCAAGGCAGAAGGCGAAGGTGTCACCGAGGACGACGTGAACGAGATCAAGCAAGATATTAGTGCCTTCCGATGCGAGCTTATCGAgatcttgaaaaattctggCATGAACACGTCAACAGCGACCGGCGCTGGAGGCG GTGCTGGTGGAAAGAAGAACCGACAAAAAGAACGGAGACTGATGAAAGGGTTCAACATCGCCCCTCAACCAGGAGGAAGTGGGACCTTACCACCTGTGGCAGAATTCATAGCCTCCCTTCAGCAAGCACACCACGAACACGCTCACCATGACCTCTTTGGTAGCACCCTCAGTGGGATTTTCGGTCCTGGAGCGACACCAAAGAAGCATCCTCATCACACAAGTACTAACAGTGTCCCAGGTCTTACGACAGGTCCAAGACCTCCAAGGGGTACTAGAGAAAGTTCTAGAAAAAGAAGATGGGGCACCTTAATTGAAGCTGCAAAAGTGGGACGCGTATCGAAATTGATTG CAGGTCGATCTCGGTCGGAGGATTCAGTTTATTCACCAGCATCGGATGATGGCTCCCGATCTGATGGTTCATCGGACTCCAAGTCATCTCTAGACGTCACGACGCCAGATTCGCATGCTCATCAGCATGTCCATtcccatcatcatcatcctcaCGATGTCCACCATATGTTTTCCCACGGTTTGGGACCAGCTCTAGCAGCACTGCGAAAAAAGCGGAAGAAATTTTCAGCATCTCGTGCTTCAACGCCAGCAATGGCGAGCCATACCAATCCGGTAGAAAGTGTTATGCATCCGATAACCTCCGCCCTAGCATTAAAGGTCACCAGGAAGCAGTTGCAGAGAGCAAGCAGCGTTCCAACGAGAGGACCCGAGACTGTAATACCTCCGATCACACCTCGATGTCACGAGGTTACCCAGAGTCAGCAGCCAAGTTTAGACGCAGTTGAGATGATCGCTAGCCACGAAGCACAGG gAGTTATTGTTGCCGCCGGGCCATTGACGCCATCAACGACGGAGGAAAGTGTCATCGCAACTGCAACCGGAACCGGAACTGGAACTCCAGTTTCATTGACATCAGTAAAGAGAAATGGTTCCGCCACCCAATTGCAACGATTGCCAGGCATTGAGCCCATCTCTGGCCACGATGTGTCTGCGGGATGGCTGTGA
- the Trpgamma gene encoding transient receptor potential-gamma protein isoform X7, whose translation MAAAMRARSGTGGFLRGPPASNPNYDPEAPPQPPLFLQSTMQTANLLEKPEIDKKVKRHSIHGMMEEENVVRPHQEMASLTLDEKKYLLAVERGDIASVRRMLQRAQETDYTNINCVDPLGRSALLMAIDNENLEMVELLIEHRVDTKDALLHAISEEFVEAVEVLLEHEESFHRSGDPHVSSSVSSACRLPSWEALPPDTATFTPDITPLILSAHRDNYEIIKILLDRGATLPMPHDVRCGCDECVTSRMEDSLRHSRSRINAYRALASPSLIALSSKDPILTAFELSWELRRLSFLEHEFKLEYQELRRQCQDFATALLDHTRSSYELEVLLNHDPTGPAFEHGERMHLNRLKLAIKLRQKKFVAHPNVQQLLASIWYEGLPGFRRKNILLQALETMRIGILFPFLSVAYIIAPHSVVGQTMRKPFIKFICHSASYFTFLFMLILASQRIENLLGIGVPSELEKRGEMPSAVEAFIIAWVSGLIWSEVKQLWDVGLEEYVHDMWNVIDFVTNSLYVATLALRIVAYYRVQEEKQKLIDSERLRREEWDAWDPMLISEGLFSAANIFSSLKLVYIFSVNPHLGPLQVSLSRMVMDIMKFFFLYVLVLFAFSCGLNQLLWYYADMEKKRCPSNSSDISSTNSTANSNNNSCVLWRRFANLFETTQTLFWAVFGLVELESFELDGIKVFTRFWGMLMFGTYSVINIVVLLNLLVAMMNHSYQLISDRADTEWKFARSKLWISYFEEGGTVPPPFNIIPAPKSAWYIGQWIYRKLCGHRRAAKKEHMRTIRRKVKQASERDFRYQTIMRNLVRRYVTVEQRKAEGEGVTEDDVNEIKQDISAFRCELIEILKNSGMNTSTATGAGGGGSFKALSLGAGGKKNRQKERRLMKGFNIAPQPGGSGTLPPVAEFIASLQQAHHEHAHHDLFGSTLSGIFGPGATPKKHPHHTSTNSVPGLTTGPRPPRGTRESSRKRRWGTLIEAAKVGRVSKLIAGRSRSEDSVYSPASDDGSRSDGSSDSKSSLDVTTPDSHAHQHVHSHHHHPHDVHHMFSHGLGPALAALRKKRKKFSASRASTPAMASHTNPVESVMHPITSALALKVTRKQLQRASSVPTRGPETVIPPITPRCHEVTQSQQPSLDAVEMIASHEAQGVIVAAGPLTPSTTEESVIATATGTGTGTPVSLTSVKRNGSATQLQRLPGIEPISGHDVSAGWL comes from the exons ATGGCGGCTGCGATGAGGGCGCGTTCCGGTACCGGCGGATTTCTCCGCGGCCCTCCCGCGTCTAACCCGAACTACGACCCAGAGGCTCcaccgcaaccacccctattTTTACAGTCTACGATGCAGACGGCCAATCTACTCGAGAAACCGGAAATCGACAAGAAAGTCAAG AGGCACAGCATACACGGAATGATGGAGGAGGAGAACGTAGTTCGACCTCATCAAGAAATGGCAAGTCTCACTctggacgaaaaaaaatatctactgGCAGTTGAACGTGGTGACATTGCTTCCGTAAGACG AATGCTTCAACGTGCCCAAGAAACCGACTACACGAACATCAACTGCGTGGATCCTCTGGGAAGGTCTGCTCTTTTAATGGCAATCGACAACGAGAACCTGGAAATGGTAGAGCTACTAATAGAGCATCGGGTAGATACCAAAGATGCCTTGCTCCACGCCATCTCAGAAGAATTTGTGGAGGCTGTCGAGGTTCTTCTAGAGCACGAGGAGAGCTTCCACAGGAGTGGAGATCCTCACGTAAGCAGCTCTGTGTCGTCGGCTTGCCGCCTGCCA AGTTGGGAGGCACTTCCTCCCGATACGGCCACCTTCACCCCAGACATCACTCCGTTGATTCTTTCCGCGCACAGAGACAATTACGAAATCATTAAGATCCTGCTAGACAGAGGCGCCACGTTGCCGATGCCGCATGATGTTCGCTGTGG GTGTGACGAATGCGTAACATCACGAATGGAAGATTCTCTGAGGCACTCACGGAGCAGAATTAACGCTTACCGGGCTTTGGCATCGCCGTCTTTGATAGCACTTTCTTCCAAGGACCCCATACTTACTGCGTTCGAACTTTCGTGGGAGCTTCGGCGGCTGTCTTTCCTCGAGCACGAATTCAAGCTTGAATACCAG GAACTGAGACGACAGTGCCAGGACTTCGCAACAGCTTTGCTGGATCACACGAGGAGTTCTTACGAACTTGAAGTGCTCTTGAACCATGACCCCACGGGACCAGCCTTTGAGCACGGGGAAAGGATGCACttgaaccgtttgaaattGGCAATAAAGTTGCGTCAAAAGAAG TTCGTTGCACATCCTAACGTGCAGCAGCTGCTTGCATCCATTTGGTACGAGGGACTGCCTGGTTTCCgtcggaaaaatattttgcttcaAGCCTTGGAGACTATGCGGATTGGAATTCTCTTCCCATTTCTCAGCGTGGCTTACATCATAGCACCTCACAGTGTCGTCGGTCAGACTATGAGAAAACCCTTCATCAAGTTCATCTGTCATTCCGCCTCATACTTCACGTTTCTGT tCATGTTGATTCTTGCCAGTCAAAGAATAGAGAATCTACTTGGAATTGGAGTTCCTTCAGAGCTAGAGAAAAGAGGAGAAATGCCCTCAGCCGTCGAAGC ATTCATCATAGCGTGGGTTTCCGGGCTGATATGGTCAGAGGTGAAACAGTTGTGGGACGTCGGTTTGGAGGAGTATGTGCATGACATGTGGAACGTGATAGACTTTGTAACGAACTCCTTATACGTGGCTACTCTCGCGTTAAGGATTGTGGCCTACTACCGAGTGCAGGAAGAAAAGCAAAAACTCATTGACAGTGAGCGTCTCCGTCGGGAAGAATGGGATGCGTGGGATCCTATGTTGATTTCCGAAGGACTCTTTTCAGCtgctaatattttcag CTCGCTGAAGCTTGTTTACATCTTCTCTGTAAACCCTCATCTGGGACCTTTACAAGTATCGCTATCCAGGATGGTGATGGACATCATGAAGTTCTTTTTCCTCTACGTTTTGGTTCTTTTCGCGTTTTCATGTG GCCTCAACCAACTCTTGTGGTACTACGCTGACATGGAGAAGAAACGTTGTCCATCCAATAGCTCTGACATCTCGAGTACCAACAGTACAGCAAATTCCAATAATAATTCTTGCGTTTTGTGGAGAAGGTTCGCTAA TCTATTCGAGACAACGCAGACCTTGTTCTGGGCGGTGTTTGGGCTCGTTGAACTCGAGAGTTTTGAGTTGGACGGAATCAAGGTGTTCACGAGGTTCTGGGGAATGCTCATGTTTGGCACCTACTCGGTCATCAACATCGTAGTTCTTCTGAATCTTCTCGTTGCCATGATGAATCACTCCTATCAGCTGATATCC gacCGTGCTGACACTGAGTGGAAATTTGCTCGTAGTAAGCTGTGGATTAGTTACTTTGAAGAAGGTGGTACAGTACCTCCTCCATTCAACATCATTCCAGCACCGAAGAGTGCCTGGTACATCGGTCAGTGGATTTATCGGAAGTTGTGTGGTCACAGACGTGCCGCGAAGAAAGAGCACATGCGGACGATCAGG CGAAAGGTGAAACAGGCATCAGAAAGAGACTTCAGGTATCAAACGATCATGCGTAATCTTGTAAGGCGGTACGTTACGGTTGAACAACGCAAGGCAGAAGGCGAAGGTGTCACCGAGGACGACGTGAACGAGATCAAGCAAGATATTAGTGCCTTCCGATGCGAGCTTATCGAgatcttgaaaaattctggCATGAACACGTCAACAGCGACCGGCGCTGGAGGCG GTGGTAGCTTTAAAGCACTGTCTTTAGGTGCTGGTGGAAAGAAGAACCGACAAAAAGAACGGAGACTGATGAAAGGGTTCAACATCGCCCCTCAACCAGGAGGAAGTGGGACCTTACCACCTGTGGCAGAATTCATAGCCTCCCTTCAGCAAGCACACCACGAACACGCTCACCATGACCTCTTTGGTAGCACCCTCAGTGGGATTTTCGGTCCTGGAGCGACACCAAAGAAGCATCCTCATCACACAAGTACTAACAGTGTCCCAGGTCTTACGACAGGTCCAAGACCTCCAAGGGGTACTAGAGAAAGTTCTAGAAAAAGAAGATGGGGCACCTTAATTGAAGCTGCAAAAGTGGGACGCGTATCGAAATTGATTG CAGGTCGATCTCGGTCGGAGGATTCAGTTTATTCACCAGCATCGGATGATGGCTCCCGATCTGATGGTTCATCGGACTCCAAGTCATCTCTAGACGTCACGACGCCAGATTCGCATGCTCATCAGCATGTCCATtcccatcatcatcatcctcaCGATGTCCACCATATGTTTTCCCACGGTTTGGGACCAGCTCTAGCAGCACTGCGAAAAAAGCGGAAGAAATTTTCAGCATCTCGTGCTTCAACGCCAGCAATGGCGAGCCATACCAATCCGGTAGAAAGTGTTATGCATCCGATAACCTCCGCCCTAGCATTAAAGGTCACCAGGAAGCAGTTGCAGAGAGCAAGCAGCGTTCCAACGAGAGGACCCGAGACTGTAATACCTCCGATCACACCTCGATGTCACGAGGTTACCCAGAGTCAGCAGCCAAGTTTAGACGCAGTTGAGATGATCGCTAGCCACGAAGCACAGG gAGTTATTGTTGCCGCCGGGCCATTGACGCCATCAACGACGGAGGAAAGTGTCATCGCAACTGCAACCGGAACCGGAACTGGAACTCCAGTTTCATTGACATCAGTAAAGAGAAATGGTTCCGCCACCCAATTGCAACGATTGCCAGGCATTGAGCCCATCTCTGGCCACGATGTGTCTGCGGGATGGCTGTGA